The following proteins are co-located in the Lepisosteus oculatus isolate fLepOcu1 chromosome 9, fLepOcu1.hap2, whole genome shotgun sequence genome:
- the LOC138241196 gene encoding galectin-1-like, translating into MAELTLTNAVLKDGSIIKIKGNIPQDADRFSINLGSDSQNLAFHFNPRFQDNPDGGVIVCNSMSKGSWQAEGVIPVFPFKKGTDTELTVRVKSSMFEVECPENVKVEFPDRLHLPSLTYVFVYGNFNVTFFEIH; encoded by the exons GAACTAACACTGACGAATGCAGTCCTGAAAGATGGCAGCATCATCAAAATCAAAGGGAATATACCCCAAGATGCTGACAG ATTCAGTATTAACCTGGGGAGTGATTCGCAGAACCTGGCATTTCACTTCAACCCCCGTTTCCAAGACAACCCTGATGGAGGTGTAATTGTCTGCAACTCAATGTCAAAAGGGAGCTGGCAAGCAGAAGGCGTTATTCCAGTTTTCCCCTTCAAAAAGGGAACTGACACTGAG TTAACTGTAAGAGTGAAGAGCAGTATGTTTGAAGTGGAATGCCCTGAAAATGTGAAGGTGGAATTTCCTGACCGCTTGCATCTACCATCACTGACCTATGTATTTGTTTATGGGAACTTCAATGTCACCTTCTTTGAGATCCATTAA